A part of Nocardioides sp. WS12 genomic DNA contains:
- a CDS encoding DUF2469 domain-containing protein has protein sequence MSAEELEKYETEQELNLYREYRDVVGIFKYVVETDRRFYLCNTVDVKARSEGGDVFFEVTIADAWVWDMYRPARFAKNVKVLTFKDVNVEELATSDIELPKIPKP, from the coding sequence GTGAGTGCCGAGGAGCTCGAGAAGTACGAAACCGAGCAAGAACTGAACCTCTACCGGGAGTACCGGGACGTCGTCGGCATCTTCAAGTACGTCGTCGAGACGGATCGCCGGTTCTACCTGTGCAACACGGTCGATGTGAAGGCCCGCTCCGAGGGGGGCGACGTCTTCTTCGAGGTAACGATCGCGGACGCCTGGGTGTGGGACATGTACCGCCCGGCGCGCTTCGCCAAGAACGTCAAGGTGCTCACCTTCAAGGACGTCAACGTCGAGGAGCTCGCGACCTCCGACATCGAGCTCCCGAAGATCCCGAAGCCCTGA
- a CDS encoding ribonuclease HII, protein MSRLPTGATVRRDAGLYGYERALRRHGLEPIAGVDEAGRGACAGPLVAGAAILPAGKAGVIPGLADSKLLTAAARERCYDEVVKRALAWSVVVISHDECDRLGMHVANVEALRRAVAKLALPPAYVLTDGFPVDGLGAPGLAVWKGDRVAACVAAASVLAKVTRDRLMVELDSEWPSYDFRTHKGYITATHTAALEEHGPSPVHRMRFVNVRRAAGLEPFPESFPESSPGSLPDLEPSEG, encoded by the coding sequence ATGTCGAGGCTTCCCACCGGAGCGACGGTACGACGCGACGCAGGTCTGTATGGCTACGAGCGGGCACTGCGACGCCACGGTCTCGAGCCGATCGCCGGCGTCGATGAAGCGGGTCGCGGAGCCTGCGCGGGACCGCTCGTCGCCGGTGCAGCGATCCTGCCTGCGGGCAAGGCCGGTGTGATCCCCGGTCTCGCCGACTCCAAGCTGCTGACCGCGGCTGCTCGCGAACGCTGCTACGACGAGGTCGTCAAGCGCGCGCTGGCCTGGTCGGTCGTGGTGATCTCCCACGACGAGTGCGACCGGCTCGGCATGCACGTGGCCAACGTCGAGGCGTTGCGCAGGGCGGTTGCGAAACTGGCCCTGCCGCCGGCGTACGTGCTGACCGACGGCTTCCCGGTCGACGGACTCGGTGCCCCCGGACTGGCGGTGTGGAAGGGCGATCGCGTGGCGGCCTGTGTCGCGGCCGCGTCCGTGCTGGCGAAGGTCACCCGCGACCGGCTGATGGTCGAGCTCGACAGCGAGTGGCCGTCGTACGACTTCCGCACCCACAAGGGCTACATCACTGCGACGCACACGGCAGCGCTCGAGGAGCACGGCCCTTCGCCCGTGCACCGGATGCGGTTCGTGAACGTGCGGCGCGCGGCGGGACTCGAGCCCTTTCCCGAGTCCTTTCCCGAGTCCTCTCCTGGGTCACTGCCGGACCTCGAACCATCCGAGGGCTAG
- the lepB gene encoding signal peptidase I — MTTEQPDDIADAPDTGATGADEPRRGHRAADKDERKHLPVWQESILLLAVALGLAVLIKALFVQAFYIPSESMEPGLVKNDRILVQKVSYWFGKQPQRGDVVVFEDPGEWLGPTDNVGPTGMASVLSKIGLYPTGGHLVKRVIGTAGDVVVCCDEQGRISVNGQVLDESSYLGPDPGACNAVVDEWITKEKTALGSSCGWTIGPIPDGKLLVLGDNRGHSADSRAHLCGPDEDPCTQSPWVDTDLVVGKVFTLIWPRDRWTWVSRPEVFKDVPDDPPADVRERAEELATP, encoded by the coding sequence GTGACCACCGAGCAGCCGGACGACATCGCCGACGCGCCTGACACGGGCGCCACGGGTGCCGACGAGCCCCGTCGCGGCCACAGGGCAGCGGACAAGGACGAGCGCAAGCACCTTCCGGTGTGGCAGGAGAGCATCCTTCTGCTGGCCGTCGCCCTCGGCCTTGCGGTGCTGATCAAGGCCCTGTTCGTGCAGGCGTTCTACATCCCCTCGGAGTCCATGGAGCCGGGGCTGGTCAAGAACGACCGGATCCTGGTCCAGAAGGTCTCCTACTGGTTCGGCAAGCAGCCCCAGCGCGGCGACGTCGTGGTCTTCGAGGACCCGGGCGAGTGGCTCGGCCCGACCGACAACGTGGGTCCCACCGGCATGGCGAGCGTGCTCTCCAAGATCGGCCTGTATCCCACGGGCGGCCACCTCGTGAAGCGTGTCATCGGTACGGCGGGCGACGTGGTGGTGTGCTGCGACGAACAGGGCCGGATCTCGGTCAACGGGCAGGTCCTCGACGAGTCCAGCTACCTCGGCCCCGACCCGGGTGCCTGCAACGCCGTGGTCGACGAGTGGATCACCAAGGAGAAGACCGCTCTCGGCAGCTCGTGTGGCTGGACCATCGGCCCGATCCCGGACGGCAAGCTGCTGGTTCTCGGCGACAACCGCGGTCACTCCGCAGACTCCCGCGCCCACCTGTGCGGCCCGGACGAGGACCCGTGCACCCAGAGCCCGTGGGTCGACACGGACCTGGTGGTCGGCAAGGTGTTCACGCTGATCTGGCCGCGCGACCGGTGGACCTGGGTCAGCCGGCCCGAGGTCTTCAAGGATGTTCCGGACGACCCGCCGGCCGACGTCCGCGAGCGAGCCGAAGAGCTCGCCACTCCCTGA
- the rplS gene encoding 50S ribosomal protein L19 produces MTKFSPSLVTDLGNALKRDDVPAFRAGDTIKVHVKVIEGSRSRVQIFQGVVIRIHGGGIGETFTVRKVSFGVGVERTFPLHSPIFETIEIVTRGDVRRAKLYYLRNLKGKAAKIKERREI; encoded by the coding sequence ATGACCAAGTTCAGCCCCTCCCTCGTCACCGACCTGGGCAACGCCCTCAAGCGTGACGACGTCCCCGCTTTCCGCGCCGGTGACACCATCAAGGTCCACGTGAAGGTCATCGAGGGCAGCCGCTCGCGTGTCCAGATCTTCCAGGGCGTTGTCATCCGCATCCACGGTGGCGGCATCGGCGAGACCTTCACGGTCCGCAAGGTCTCCTTCGGTGTCGGCGTCGAGCGGACCTTCCCGCTCCACTCGCCGATCTTCGAGACCATCGAGATCGTGACCCGCGGTGACGTGCGTCGCGCGAAGCTCTACTACCTGCGCAACCTCAAGGGCAAGGCCGCCAAGATCAAGGAGCGCAGGGAGATCTGA
- a CDS encoding Fic family protein, with protein MTDAPARRDWAPHTEETRPWRQSVPRGPRAERKVREVTVSLPPYIRDLNYAMDRPLTAMVMASAGDLGHLDLVHGRTLKALNHLQLRTESVDSSKIENVDASLADYGRALLGVGANASAVSMASATAALSRMIHDADTTRKIRPEAILKAHHDLFRRNPDEAERAGKFRTRQNWVGGSDYSPTGALHVPPPPETVPGYLEDLFAFAHRDDVPPLVQAAVVHAQFESIHPFVDGNGRIGRALIHAVLRRRRATRHLTVPIASALVSHRERYFAALNDYRDGYAQTLVAMLSTAVRIATAESWTTAKNVQTIRGQWHDALAKPRAGTPVHRLLDLLTEEPIINVPLVAERIDASEETARTTIDTLVDAEVLTRTARSRQAPVWLAKGVLDEVHDLSVRIQASSRRMREA; from the coding sequence ATGACCGACGCCCCGGCCCGCCGCGACTGGGCGCCGCACACCGAGGAGACCCGCCCCTGGCGGCAGAGCGTCCCTCGTGGACCGCGAGCGGAGCGCAAGGTACGCGAGGTCACGGTGTCGCTGCCGCCGTACATCCGCGACCTCAACTACGCGATGGACCGACCGCTCACCGCGATGGTGATGGCCAGCGCCGGCGACCTGGGCCACCTCGATCTCGTCCACGGACGCACGCTCAAGGCGCTGAACCACCTGCAGTTGCGCACCGAGTCGGTCGACTCGTCAAAGATCGAGAACGTCGACGCGAGCCTCGCCGACTACGGGCGGGCGCTGCTCGGGGTCGGCGCCAACGCGTCGGCCGTGTCCATGGCTTCGGCCACGGCTGCGCTGTCCCGGATGATCCATGACGCCGACACCACCCGGAAGATCCGACCCGAGGCGATCCTCAAGGCGCACCACGACCTGTTCCGCCGCAACCCCGACGAGGCCGAGCGGGCCGGGAAGTTCCGCACCCGCCAGAACTGGGTCGGCGGGAGCGACTACTCCCCCACGGGCGCCCTCCACGTGCCCCCGCCACCGGAGACGGTGCCTGGCTACCTGGAGGACCTGTTCGCCTTCGCCCACCGGGACGACGTACCGCCCCTGGTGCAGGCCGCGGTCGTGCACGCCCAGTTCGAGTCGATCCACCCGTTCGTCGACGGCAACGGACGGATCGGGCGCGCGCTGATCCATGCGGTGCTGCGGCGCCGGCGGGCGACCCGGCACCTGACCGTGCCGATCGCCTCGGCATTGGTCTCGCACCGCGAGCGGTACTTCGCCGCCCTCAACGACTACCGCGACGGCTACGCGCAAACCCTCGTCGCCATGCTCTCCACTGCCGTCCGGATCGCGACGGCGGAGTCGTGGACCACGGCGAAGAACGTCCAGACAATACGCGGCCAATGGCACGACGCACTCGCGAAGCCGCGGGCGGGCACGCCGGTCCACCGGTTGCTCGACCTGCTCACCGAGGAGCCGATCATCAACGTTCCCCTCGTGGCCGAACGCATCGATGCGTCGGAGGAAACGGCGCGGACGACGATCGACACCCTCGTCGATGCTGAGGTGCTCACCCGTACGGCGCGCTCGCGCCAGGCGCCGGTGTGGCTCGCCAAGGGCGTCCTCGACGAGGTGCACGACCTCAGCGTCCGGATCCAGGCGTCGAGTCGCCGGATGCGCGAGGCCTGA
- a CDS encoding ammonium transporter, with the protein MSLPVVWLLITAALVLFMTPGLAFFYGGLVKSKSVISMMMLSFGSIGLVAVLWILFGFNQAFVDGSSGDWIPEVLGNAFFDFGMNDAAKAAFAGEEGSGLVMAFVIFGGTFAIITVALISGAIADRARFWPWMLFVGLFSVLVYFPVASWVFSFVTNEDGSATFTGWVGQLGTHLGYDTSTIDFAGGTAVHINAGAAALALALVLGKRKVGFSKEEAQPHNVPLVLIGAAILWFGWFGFNGGAATSDGQAGLIFVNTLVAPAAALVGWIVVEHFKEGKATAVGAASGIVAGLVAITPSCANLTPMWAIVLGLVAGAVCAVAIELKYKIGVDDTLDVVGIHLVAGIIGTLYLGFFAIDTGLFTGGNIEQLVVQAIPAFAIGAYSFVMAFAIGTAIEKTIGFRAKEEDEVAGIDLALHGEGYAIN; encoded by the coding sequence ATGAGCCTTCCTGTTGTCTGGCTGCTGATCACAGCAGCCCTCGTGCTCTTCATGACGCCAGGTCTGGCGTTCTTCTACGGCGGCTTGGTGAAGTCCAAGAGCGTCATCTCGATGATGATGCTCAGCTTCGGCTCGATCGGCCTCGTCGCTGTGCTGTGGATCCTGTTCGGCTTCAACCAGGCGTTCGTCGACGGATCGTCGGGCGACTGGATCCCCGAGGTCCTCGGCAACGCGTTCTTCGACTTCGGCATGAACGACGCCGCCAAGGCTGCGTTCGCGGGTGAAGAAGGATCGGGCCTCGTCATGGCCTTCGTGATCTTCGGCGGCACCTTCGCGATCATCACGGTGGCGCTGATCTCCGGCGCGATCGCCGACCGCGCCCGGTTCTGGCCGTGGATGCTCTTCGTGGGCCTGTTCTCGGTCCTGGTCTACTTCCCGGTTGCTTCCTGGGTGTTCTCCTTCGTCACCAACGAAGACGGTTCGGCCACCTTCACCGGCTGGGTGGGTCAGCTCGGCACGCACCTCGGCTACGACACCAGCACCATCGACTTCGCGGGTGGCACGGCCGTCCACATCAACGCCGGTGCTGCTGCCCTGGCCCTCGCGCTGGTTCTCGGCAAGCGCAAGGTCGGCTTCTCGAAGGAAGAGGCGCAGCCGCACAACGTGCCGCTGGTCCTCATCGGTGCCGCCATCCTGTGGTTCGGCTGGTTCGGCTTCAACGGCGGCGCGGCCACCTCGGACGGCCAGGCCGGTCTGATCTTCGTCAACACGCTGGTTGCTCCGGCTGCTGCGCTCGTCGGCTGGATCGTCGTGGAGCACTTCAAGGAGGGCAAGGCGACCGCTGTCGGTGCCGCCTCGGGCATCGTGGCCGGTCTGGTCGCGATCACCCCGTCCTGCGCCAACCTGACGCCGATGTGGGCGATCGTCCTGGGCCTCGTGGCCGGTGCGGTCTGCGCCGTCGCCATCGAGCTCAAGTACAAGATCGGTGTCGACGACACCCTGGACGTCGTGGGCATCCACCTCGTCGCCGGCATCATCGGCACGCTCTACCTGGGCTTCTTCGCCATCGACACCGGCCTGTTCACCGGTGGCAACATCGAGCAGCTGGTCGTCCAGGCCATCCCGGCGTTCGCGATCGGGGCGTACTCCTTCGTGATGGCCTTCGCCATCGGAACCGCGATCGAGAAGACGATCGGCTTCCGTGCGAAGGAAGAGGACGAGGTCGCCGGTATCGACCTGGCCCTGCACGGCGAGGGCTACGCCATCAACTGA
- a CDS encoding GNAT family N-acetyltransferase — protein sequence MLTLQRACWVQEALANDSLDIPALHESLDDVRAWLGEWDTWVVRRAGRLVGAVRGRLEGDSAWDIGRIMIAPDLQGAGLGRVLLDHIQAVAPARATSYVLFTGADSVRNQRMYKKAGFRLRADLEAPPGAVVLTKRRA from the coding sequence TTGCTGACGCTCCAGCGGGCCTGTTGGGTCCAGGAGGCCCTGGCCAACGACTCCCTCGACATCCCGGCCCTGCACGAGTCGCTCGACGACGTACGTGCGTGGCTGGGGGAGTGGGACACGTGGGTGGTGCGCCGCGCCGGGCGACTGGTGGGCGCCGTGCGCGGGCGTCTCGAAGGTGACTCGGCGTGGGACATCGGCCGGATCATGATTGCCCCCGACCTGCAGGGTGCGGGCCTCGGACGGGTGCTGCTGGACCACATCCAGGCCGTGGCTCCGGCCCGGGCGACGTCGTACGTCCTCTTCACGGGGGCCGACAGTGTGCGCAACCAGCGGATGTACAAGAAGGCCGGGTTCCGGCTGCGGGCGGATCTCGAAGCACCCCCAGGGGCCGTCGTCCTCACCAAACGACGTGCGTGA
- the rimM gene encoding ribosome maturation factor RimM (Essential for efficient processing of 16S rRNA) has product MDSIEVVVGRIGKPHGIRGEVTVDVRTDEPERRYVDGAVLEVEPPKGSAFSGRKLTVSRTRWHQGVLLVTFAELADRNAAEAARGSVLRAFVSADEVPEDPEEFYDRQLIGLAAHNLEGEEIGKVSSVVHGAQDLLQIRTPDGRNTLVPFVSALVPEVDVAGGRVVIADRPGLVTPFPDDADEADAAPEATEADA; this is encoded by the coding sequence GTGGACAGCATTGAGGTCGTCGTCGGCCGGATCGGCAAACCCCACGGCATCCGTGGCGAGGTGACCGTCGACGTACGCACCGACGAGCCGGAGCGTCGGTACGTCGACGGCGCGGTGCTCGAGGTCGAGCCGCCCAAGGGTTCGGCCTTCTCTGGCCGCAAGCTCACGGTGTCCCGTACGCGCTGGCACCAGGGCGTCCTGCTCGTGACGTTCGCCGAGCTGGCCGATCGCAACGCCGCCGAGGCGGCCCGCGGATCGGTGCTGCGCGCGTTCGTGTCCGCCGACGAGGTGCCCGAGGACCCCGAGGAGTTCTACGACCGGCAGTTGATCGGCCTGGCGGCGCACAACCTCGAGGGCGAGGAGATCGGCAAGGTCTCCTCCGTGGTCCACGGCGCCCAGGACCTGCTCCAGATCCGTACGCCGGACGGCCGCAACACGCTGGTGCCGTTCGTGTCGGCGCTGGTCCCGGAGGTCGACGTCGCCGGGGGTCGTGTCGTGATCGCGGACCGTCCCGGACTGGTGACGCCGTTCCCCGATGACGCCGACGAGGCCGACGCTGCACCGGAGGCCACGGAGGCCGACGCGTGA
- a CDS encoding RNA-binding protein: protein MLADALEHLVRGVVDHPDDVVVRDKQLRRGSVLEVRVHPDDLGKVIGRSGRTATAFRTVISAISGNSGTRVDFVDTDRR, encoded by the coding sequence GCGCTGGAGCACCTCGTCCGCGGAGTGGTTGACCACCCCGATGACGTCGTCGTGCGCGACAAGCAGCTTCGCCGTGGTTCGGTGCTCGAGGTCCGGGTCCACCCCGACGACCTCGGCAAGGTGATTGGTCGGAGCGGTCGCACGGCGACTGCCTTCCGCACGGTCATCTCCGCGATCTCCGGCAACAGCGGCACCCGGGTCGACTTCGTCGACACCGACCGCCGCTGA